A region from the Ctenopharyngodon idella isolate HZGC_01 chromosome 13, HZGC01, whole genome shotgun sequence genome encodes:
- the lhb gene encoding gonadotropin subunit beta-2 yields the protein MLVVRNILLLLFCLVVLLVFAQSSFLPPCEPVNETVAVEKEGCPKCLVFQTTICSGHCLTKEPVYKSPFSTVYQHVCTYRDVRYETVRLPDCPPGVDPHITYPVALSCDCSLCTMDTSDCTIESLQPDFCMSQREDFPVY from the exons ATGCTAGTCGTTCGAAACATCCTCCTTCTCTTATTCTGTTTAGTTGTTCTACTAGTATTTGCTCAAAGCTCTTTTCTTCCACCATGTGAGCCGGTTAATGAGACTGTCGCGGTGGAAAAAGAGGGCTGTCCAAAATGTCTGGTGTTTCAGACCACCATCTGCAGTGGCCACTGCCTAACAAAG GAGCCTGTATACAAGAGCCCATTTTCCACTGTCTACCAACACGTGTGCACTTACCGGGACGTCCGCTATGAGACGGTCCGCTTGCCAGACTGTCCCCCCGGGGTGGACCCCCATATCACCTACCCGGTGGCTCTCAGCTGCGACTGCAGCCTTTGCACCATGGACACGTCCGACTGTACCATCGAAAGCCTGCAGCCTGATTTCTGCATGTCTCAGAGAGAGGATTTCCCTGTGTACTAG